The Burkholderia cepacia genomic interval TGGATCGCGCCGATCAGTTCGACCGAGCGTGCCGGGTCGCCGGTGAGTTTTTGTACTGCGACGGCGATTGCCTGTGCGACTTCGTCGAAGCTCGCATGGCCGTCCGCCGTCCGGATGCCGTCGCGCGGCACGTAGATGTTCTGCGGTGCCGTGCACATCTGGCCGGAGTACAGCGCCAGCGAGAAAGCGATGTTCTTGGCGGTGGCCTTCAGGTCGTCGGTCGAGTCGATCACGATCTGGTTGACACCCGCCTTCTCCGTATAGACCTGTGCCTGGTGGGCATGGCGTTCGAGCCACGTGCCGTTTTGCGTGCTGCCGGTGAAGTCGATCAGCTTGATCTGGGGGCGCAGCGCGAGATCCTGAACGAGTGCGCCGTCGTTGGGTTCGGTCGCGAGGAGCGTGACGACGTTCGGATCGAATCCGGCTTCGCGCAGTACGTCGCGAGCGATCCGGACCGTGATTGCGAGAGGCAGGATCGCGCCCGGATGCGGTTTGACGATCACGGTGTTGCCGGTGGCCAGATCGGCGAACAATCCCGGGTAGCCGTTCCAGGTCGGGAACGTGCAGCAGCCGAGCACGAGGCCGGTGCCGCGCGGGACGATCGTGTAGCGCTTGTGCATCGCGAGCGGCGGGTTCTTGCCTTGCGGCTTCTCCCAGTGCGCATCGGCCGGAATGCGGCGCAGTTCGTCCCACGCATAGGCAACTGCCTCGAGCGCGCGATCCTGCGCGTGCGGGCCGCCGGCCTGGAACGCCATCATGAATGCCTGCCCCGTGGTGTGCATCACGCTGTAGGCGATCTCGAAGCTCGCACGATTCAGGCGTGCGAGGATTTCGAGGCTGACGCCGATCCAGGCGCTCGGTCCGGCCTTGCGCCACGCGGGCTGGGCTGCCGCCGCCGCGGCGATCAGCGCATCGGGCGTCGATTTCGGATACCGCACGCCCAATCCGATGCCGTACGGCGACCGTTCCGCGCCGACCGTTTCTCCGGACGCCGGCTGGTCGAGCGCGAACGTCTTGTCGAGGTGTGACTTGAACGCGGCCTCGCCATCTGCGTTCGCGCTTTCCCCGTACACTTTGGGGCTCGGCATTTCGGCGAACGGGCTCCAGTACCCGCGGCTCTCGATGGCGGCGAGTGCGTGCTTCAGCGTGTCTTCGTGCTTCGTGAACAGTGCATGGGTCATGGCGGCAGCCTGATGGACGGTGAGGGGGGGTGGATCGATTAATTAACCGACCGGTTGGTCGGAGAATGGTAGCATCAAACTATTCGCATGTGCGAGGCGTTTCTCATTTCATTGATCGAGGAGAAATAGATGGCTTACGAGAACATCCTGGTGGAGACCCGGGGGCGTGTCGGGCTGGTTACGCTGAACCGTCCGAAGGCGCTGAATGCGCTGAACGATGCACTGATGGATGAACTGGGTGATGCGCTGAAGGCGTTCGATGCGGACGATGGCATCGGCGCGATCGTCGTGACCGGGAGCGAGAAGGCGTTCGCGGCTGGCGCGGACATCGGCATGATGGCGACCTATTCCTATATGGATGTCTACCGGGGCGACTACATCACACGTAACTGGGAGACGATTCGAGAAATCCGCAAGCCGATCATTGCGGCGGTGTCGGGCTTTGCGCTGGGCGGTGGCTGCGAGCTGGCCATGATGTGCGACATCATCTTCGCGGCGGACACGGCCAAGTTCGGCCAGCCGGAAATCAAGCTGGGCGTCATGCCGGGTGCGGGCGGTACGCAGCGTCTGCCGCGCGCGGTGTCGAAGGCGAAGGCGATGGACATGTGCCTGACGGCCCGCTTCATGGATGCAGCCGAAGCGGAGCGTGCCGGGCTCGTGTCGCGTGTGCTGCCGGCCGACACGCTGCTTGACGAGGCGATTGCCGCCGCAGCGACGATCGCCGAGTTTTCGCTGCCGGCGGTCATGATGGTCAAGGAGTCGGTGAATCGTGCGTACGAGACGACGCTGGCCGAGGGTGTTCACTTCGAGCGCCGGCTGTTCCATTCGCTGTTCGCGACCGAAGACCAGAAGGAGGGGATGGCGGCCTTCGTTGAAAAGCGGAAGCCGGTGTTCAAGCACCGCTGACGGACGGTCATACTGGGCGAGCCCCGATTCATCCGCGTAAAAGCCCCGGTGCGCGGCAGCGCACCGGGGCTTTTGAATTTATTTCGCGAACCCCCTTGCGCTTGGCGCGGGAGGTGCTTAGAATCACGCCTCTTTCGCGCTAACGGAAACGCGGCGCGGAAGGGGGAGGAAGTTGAACCCCGCAGTCGCAACGATGCAGTGTAAAAAGTTGTTGACGAGCGGCGAAACACGGTTCATAATCTCGCTTCTCTGCTGCTGAAAACGCAGCGCTGCTGAGAAACGACGAAGTTCCTCGCAGATTGCTCTTTAAAAATTAACAGCCGATAAGTGTGGGCGCTTGATGGCAGCGAGCTGATCCTCGGATCAGATAGCAAAAGTATCAAGAGTCTCACACTAAAGTAAGTCAGGTTTATGAAGTAATTCATATTCCTGTCAGCTTTGAGTGAGCGACCGGTTCTTAACCGAACCGAAAACAGTAACAGGTTTAAACTGAAGAGTTTGATCCTGGCTCAGATTGAACGCTGGCGGCATGCCTTACACATGCAAGTCGAACGGCAGCGCGGGCTTCGGCCTGGTGGCGAGTGGCGAACGGGTGAGTAATACATCGGAACATGTCCTGTAGTGGGGGATAGCCCGGCGAAAGCCGGATTAATACCGCATACGATCCACGGATGAAAGCGGGGGACCTTCGGGCCTCGCGCTATAGGGTTGGCCGATGGCTGATTAGCTAGTTGGTGGGGTAAAGGCCTACCAAGGCGACGATCAGTAGCTGGTCTGAGAGGACGACCAGCCACACTGGGACTGAGACACGGCCCAGACTCCTACGGGAGGCAGCAGTGGGGAATTTTGGACAATGGGCGAAAGCCTGATCCAGCAATGCCGCGTGTGTGAAGAAGGCCTTCGGGTTGTAAAGCACTTTTGTCCGGAAAGAAATCCCTGGTCCTAATACGATCGGGGGATGACGGTACCGGAAGAATAAGCACCGGCTAACTACGTGCCAGCAGCCGCGGTAATACGTAGGGTGCGAGCGTTAATCGGAATTACTGGGCGTAAAGCGTGCGCAGGCGGTTCGCTAAGACCGATGTGAAATCCCCGGGCTCAACCTGGGAACTGCATTGGTGACTGGCGGGCTAGAGTATGGCAGAGGGGGGTAGAATTCCACGTGTAGCAGTGAAATGCGTAGAGATGTGGAGGAATACCGATGGCGAAGGCAGCCCCCTGGGCCAATACTGACGCTCATGCACGAAAGCGTGGGGAGCAAACAGGATTAGATACCCTGGTAGTCCACGCCCTAAACGATGTCAACTAGTTGTTGGGGATTCATTTCCTTAGTAACGTAGCTAACGCGTGAAGTTGACCGCCTGGGGAGTACGGTCGCAAGATTAAAACTCAAAGGAATTGACGGGGACCCGCACAAGCGGTGGATGATGTGGATTAATTCGATGCAACGCGAAAAACCTTACCTACCCTTGACATGGTCGGAATCCTGAAGAGATTCGGGAGTGCTCGAAAGAGAACCGGCGCACAGGTGCTGCATGGCTGTCGTCAGCTCGTGTCGTGAGATGTTGGGTTAAGTCCCGCAACGAGCGCAACCCTTGTCCTTAGTTGCTACGCAAGAGCACTCTAAGGAGACTGCCGGTGACAAACCGGAGGAAGGTGGGGATGACGTCAAGTCCTCATGGCCCTTATGGGTAGGGCTTCACACGTCATACAATGGTCGGAACAGAGGGTCGCCAACCCGCGAGGGGGAGCTAATCCCAGAAAACCGATCGTAGTCCGGATTGCACTCTGCAACTCGAGTGCATGAAGCTGGAATCGCTAGTAATCGCGGATCAGCATGCCGCGGTGAATACGTTCCCGGGTCTTGTACACACCGCCCGTCACACCATGGGAGTGGGTTTTACCAGAAGTGGCTAGTCTAACCGCAAGGAGGACGGTCACCACGGTAGGATTCATGACTGGGGTGAAGTCGTAACAAGGTAGCCGTATCGGAAGGTGCGGCTGGATCACCTCCTTTCCAGAGCTATCTCGCACAAGTTGAGCGCTCACGCTTATCGGCTGTAAATTAGGACAGACTCAGGGGTCTGTAGCTCAGTCGGTTAGAGCACCGTCTTGATAAGGCGGGGGTCGTTGGTTCGAATCCAACCAGACCCACCATTGTCTGACGTGGAAACCTGAGAGTCTCTGTACACATGGGGGCATAGCTCAGCTGGGAGAGCACCTGCTTTGCAAGCAGGGGGTCGTCGGTTCGATCCCGTCTGCCTCCACCACAATCTTCAATGCGAAGTGCTTGGTTCGAAAGCGAACCGAGGATTTGGCATTGGCGATTGAGCCAGTCAGAGTGATGCAGGTAACTGTATCGGCTGTCGTTCTTTAACAATCTGGAAGAAGTAAGTAATTTGGATAGCGCAAGCGTCTTTGAGATGGACGTGGAAACTATCCGGGTTGTGATTGTATCGATGTATCTCAAGATGATTCGAACTTCATGTTCGGCTCAATTGGAATACGGCACAACGCGAGAACTCAACCTGTAACGAGACAGACTCGTTATAGGGTCAAGCGAACAAGTGCATGTGGTGGATGCCTTGGCGATCACAGGCGATGAAGGACGCGGTAGCCTGCGAAAAGCTACGGGGAGCTGGCAAACAAGCTTTGATCCGTAGATGTCCGAATGGGGAAACCCACTCCGTATGGAGTATCCATGGCTGAATACATAGGCCATGCGAAGCGAACGCGGTGAACTGAAACATCTAAGTAACCGCAGGAAAAGAAATCAACCGAGATTCCCAAAGTAGTGGCGAGCGAAATGGGATGAGCCTTGTACTCTTTATTTGTATTGTTAGCCGAACGCTCTGGAAAGTGCGGCCATAGCAGGTGATAGCCCTGTAGGCGAAAACAGTATGAAAGAACTAGGTGTACGACAAGTAGGGCGGGACACGTGAAATCCTGTCTGAAGATGGGGGGACCATCCTCCAAGGCTAAATACTCGTGATCGACCGATAGTGAACCAGTACCGTGAGGGAAAGGCGAAAAGAACCCCGGGAGGGGAGTGAAATAGATCCTGAAACCGCATGCATACAAACAGTCGGAGCCTCGTAAGGGGTGACGGCGTACCTTTTGTATAATGGGTCAGCGACTTACGTTCAGTAGCAAGCTTAACCGTATAGGGCAGGCGTAGCGAAAGCGAGTCCGAATAGGGCGTTCAGTTGCTGGGCGTAGACCCGAAACCAGGTGATCTATCCATGGCCAGGATGAAGGTGCGGTAACACGTACTGGAGGTCCGAACCCACTAACGTTGAAAAGTTAGGGGATGAGCTGTGGATAGGGGTGAAAGGCTAAACAAACCTGGAAATAGCTGGTTCTCTCCGAAAACTATTTAGGTAGTGCCTCGTGTCTCACCTTCGGGGGTAGAGCACTGTCATGGTTGGGGGGTCTATTGCAGATTACCCCGCCATAGCAAACTCCGAATACCGAAGAGTGCAATCACGGGAGACAGACATCGGGTGCTAACGTCCGGTGTCAAGAGGGAAACAACCCAGACCGCCAGCTAAGGTCCCCAAATATGGCTAAGTGGGAAACGAAGTGGGAAGGCTAAAACAGTCAGGAGGTTGGCTTAGAAGCAGCCACCCTTTAAAGAAAGCGTAATAGCTCACTGATCGAGTCGTCCTGCGCGGAAGATGTAACGGGGCTAAGCCATATACCGAAGCTGCGGATGCGTGCACTCCTTCAAGTGCACCGAGCTTGTCGCCACGCAGTGGCGACAAAGCACCCAACAATGATCGTTGCGGTGTGATGAGCGGTGGATTTGAAGGAGTGTACGCATGGTAGGAGAGCGTTCCGTAAGCCTGCGAAGGTGCCTTGTAAAGGGTGCTGGAGGTATCGGAAGTGCGAATGCTGACATGAGTAGCGATAAAGGGGGTGAAAGGCCCCCTCGCCGTAAGCCCAAGGTTTCCTACGCAACGTTCATCGGCGTAGGGTGAGTCGGCCCCTAAGGCGAGGCAGAAATGCGTAGCTGATGGGAAGCAGGTCAATATTCCTGCACCGTCGTTAGATGCGATGGGGGGACGGATCGCGGAAGGTTGTCCGGGTGTTGGAAGTCCCGGTCGCTGCATTGGAGAAGGCGCTTAGGCAAATCCGGGCGCAGGATTCAAGGGTGTGGCGCGAGCGCTCTAGGGCGCGAAGCAATTGGAAGTGGTTCCAAGAAAAGCCTCTAAGCTTCAGTCTAACGATGACCGTACCGCAAACCGACACAGGTGGGCGAGATGAGTATTCTAAGGCGCTTGAGAGAACTCGGGAGAAGGAACTCGGCAAATTGGTACCGTAACTTCGGGATAAGGTACGCCCTTGTAGCTTGACTGGCCTGCGCCAGGAGGGTGAAGGGGTTGCAATAAACTGGTGGCTGCGACTGTTTAATAAAAACACAGCACTCTGCAAACACGAAAGTGGACGTATAGGGTGTGACGCCTGCCCGGTGCCGGAAGATTAAATGATGGGGTGCAAGCTCTTGATTGAAGTCCCGGTAAACGGCGGCCGTAACTATAACGGTCCTAAGGTAGCGAAATTCCTTGTCGGGTAAGTTCCGACCTGCACGAATGGCGTAACGATGGCCACACTGTCTCCTCCCGAGACTCAGCGAAGTTGAAGTGTTTGTGATGATGCAATCTACCCGCGGCTAGACGGAAAGACCCCATGAACCTTTACTGTAGCTTTGCATTGGACTTTGAACCGATCTGTGTAGGATAGGTGGGAGGCTATGAAACCGGAACGCCAGTTTCGGTGGAGCCGTCCTTGAAATACCACCCTGGTTTGTTTGAGGTTCTAACCTTGGCCCGTGATCCGGGTCGGGGACAGTGCATGGTAGGCAGTTTGACTGGGGCGGTCTCCTCCCAAAGCGTAACGGAGGAGTACGAAGGTACGCTAGGTACGGTCGGAAATCGTGCTGATAGTGCAATGGCATAAGCGTGCTTAACTGCGAGACCGACAAGTCGAGCAGGTGCGAAAGCAGGTCATAGTGATCCGGTGGTTCTGTATGGAAGGGCCATCGCTCAACGGATAAAAGGTACTCTGGGGATAACAGGCTGATACCGCCCAAGAGTTCATATCGACGGCGGTGTTTGGCACCTCGATGTCGGCTCATCTCATCCTGGGGCTGTAGCCGGTCCCAAGGGTATGGCTGTTCGCCATTTAAAGAGGTACGTGAGCTGGGTTTAAAACGTCGTGAGACAGTTTGGTCCCTATCTGCCGTGGGCGTTGGATATTTGAAGGGGGCTGCTCCTAGTACGAGAGGACCGGAGTGGACGAACCTCTGGTGTACCGGTTGTCACGCCAGTGGCATCGCCGGGTAGCTATGTTCGGAAGAGATAACCGCTGAAAGCATCTAAGCGGGAAACTCGCCTTAAGATGAGATATCCCTGGGGACTAGATCCCCTTGAAGGGTCGTTCGAGACCAGGACGTTGATAGGTCAGGTGTGTAAGCGCAGTAATGCGTTCAGCTAACTGATACTAATTGCCCGTAAGGCTTGATCCTATAACAAGGCTGTCTCGATAGCCGTTAGCGCTTCAGCGCTTACGGATATCGAGCGTCGAGTGCAAGGCACTCGACGTACTGCGGTTGAAGTGCCGCGTATGTGTGAGATACACACAACCTAAATTACTGCTTCTTCCCAGATTGGTTCTGTTGCCAAGCCAGCAGAACAACCCTCTTTGCCTGATGACCATAGCGAGTCGGTCCCACCCCTTCCCATCCCGAACAGGACCGTGAAACGACTCTACGCCGATGATAGTGCGGATTCCCGTGTGAAAGTAGGTAATCGTCAGGCTCCCTAAGCCAGAAACCCCCGCCCGATCAGGCGGGGGTTTTTGCGTTTCCGGCGACGGAAATGGCACCGGGCCCGCCGGCGCACGGAAATGTTACCCATCACCTCGCCCGAGACTGGTGGCCAGAAGGCTAGTAGAGATCCCAGCCTTCTCGCGAACGCTCCGTTCGCCCCCCGATTCTCGCAATCTCCCTCCGTCCTCATCGAAGCACGAGGCGATTTCTCGTCACGAAATCGACACTTTGCCGCTCGCCTCCGCCGTAAAATCCTCTAATCCCCAATCCTCGAACAAAACGATGAACGCCCCTACACAGATGGCCAGGGCCGTCTGCCCGCATGATTGTCCGGACACGTGCGCAATGCGCGTGACCGTCGAAAACGGCAAGGCGATAAAGGTCACGGGCGATCCTGACCATCCGCCGACACAAGGCGTGTTGTGCACGAAAGTCAGCCGATATGCCGATCGCGTTCATCATCCCGATCGCCTCACCGTTCCGCTCAAGCGTGTCGGTGCCAAAGGGGAAGGGCATTTCGTACCGATCAGCTGGGGCGAGGCGTTCGACGAGATCGGCCGTCGTCTCTGTGAAATCGCGGCGCGCGCACCGGAGGCGATCCTGCCGTACAGCTATGCGGGGACGATGGGGCTCGTGCAAGGGGAGGGCATCGCCCAGCGGTTCTTCCACAAGCTTGGCGCTTCGCGGCTCGAGCGCGCGATCTGTGCCGCCGCGGGTGCGGCAGGGCTGCGCTACACCTATGGTGGCAGTCTCGGCATGCATCTCGAGCATTTCGAGGAAAGCGAACTGATTCTGATATGGGGGGCGAACCCGATCGCGTCGAGCCTGCATTTCTGGACGCGCGCGCAGGAAGCGAAGCGTCGAGGCGCCCGTCTTGTCGCCATCGATCCGTACCGCTCGCTGACAGCGGAAAAGTGCCACCAGCACATTGCATTGCGGCCCGGCACCGATGGCGCATTCGCACTTGGCATGATGCACGTGCTGATTACCGAAGACCTGCTCGATCATGACTACATCGCCAGCCATACGCTCGGTTTCGACGCACTCAAGGAACGGGCGATGTCCTATCCGCCGGATCGTGTCGCGCAGATCTGCGGCATCGATGCGTCGGAGTTGATCGACCTTGCGCGTCGTTACGGCGCTACCCGGAAGGCATCGATCCGCCTGAACTACGGCATGCAGCGCGTCCGCGGCGGCGGCAACGCGGTACGCGCGATCGCAAGCCTGCCGGCGCTGACGGGGGCATGGCGCGATCGGGCAGGCGGATTGCTGCTGTCTTCTTCGGAGTGGGCGCCGGTCAATCAGCCCGCACTGTTGCGCCCGGACTTGATGCCGGGCTGGCCGCACAAGCTGCCGCGCATCATCAACATGAACGCGATCGGCGACGCGCTGTTGCACCCGGGCGATGCCACCTTCGGGCCGAAGGTTGAAGCGGTGATCGTGTACAACTCGAATCCGGTGGCGGTCGCGCCGGACTCTTCGAAAGTCGCGGCGGGGTTCGCACGTGACGACCTGTTCACGGTCGTTCTCGAGCATTTCAAGACAGATACCGTCGATTTCGCCGACATTGTGTTGCCGGCAACCACGCAACTCGAGCATCTGGACATCCATAAATCGTACGGCCACACCTACGTGATGGCGAACCTGCCGTCGATTCCTCCGGTGGGAGACGCGCGGCCGAATACGGAGATCTTCCGCGGGATCGCGCGCAGCATGGGGCTGGCCGAGCCCGCGCTCTATCACAGCGACGAAGAGGTCGCGCGTGCGGCGCTCCGCTGGGACGATCCGGCACTCGACAGCAATTGGGATGCGCTGAAGCAGGCGGGATGGATCAAGCTCAAGCTGCCTGACGCGCCGTTTGCGAACGGCGGCTTCAGGACCCCATCGGGCAAATGCGAGTTCTATAGCGCGCAGCTGGCGGAGATGGGGATGGATCCGGTGCCCGACTACCTGCCGCCATTCGAATCGGCCGAGGCGGCACCCGAGCTCGCCGCGCGCTATCCGCTCGCGATGATTTCGCCGCCGGCCCGTCACTTCCTGAACAGCACGTTCGTGAACGTCGACAGCCTGCGCCATACCGAAGGTGAGCCGCATCTCGACATTCACCCGGCGGATGCCGATGCGCGGGGCATCGCGGAAGGCGATCTCGTTCGCATCTTCAACGACCGCGGATCGATGCAAGCGCGTGCACGGATCACCGACCGCGCCCGGGCCGGACTCGTGGTCGGCTTGTCGATCTGGTGGAAGAAGCTGTCGCCGGACGGCAGGAACGCGAACGAGGTGACGAGCCAGGCACTCACCGATCTCGGCAATTCGGCGACGTTCTATGACTGCCTGGTCGAAGTAGCGAGAATTTGACGGAAGATCGGTGCGAGCACGCGCACGTGGCCGCCGGAAGTTCGAAGGGGGTGTCTAACCCTGTTGTGCCAAGTCGAGCGAGCCGTTACGATGCGTTTTAGCACGATCATTCGAAAATCCGTGAGGAGACGCG includes:
- a CDS encoding molybdopterin-containing oxidoreductase family protein; amino-acid sequence: MNAPTQMARAVCPHDCPDTCAMRVTVENGKAIKVTGDPDHPPTQGVLCTKVSRYADRVHHPDRLTVPLKRVGAKGEGHFVPISWGEAFDEIGRRLCEIAARAPEAILPYSYAGTMGLVQGEGIAQRFFHKLGASRLERAICAAAGAAGLRYTYGGSLGMHLEHFEESELILIWGANPIASSLHFWTRAQEAKRRGARLVAIDPYRSLTAEKCHQHIALRPGTDGAFALGMMHVLITEDLLDHDYIASHTLGFDALKERAMSYPPDRVAQICGIDASELIDLARRYGATRKASIRLNYGMQRVRGGGNAVRAIASLPALTGAWRDRAGGLLLSSSEWAPVNQPALLRPDLMPGWPHKLPRIINMNAIGDALLHPGDATFGPKVEAVIVYNSNPVAVAPDSSKVAAGFARDDLFTVVLEHFKTDTVDFADIVLPATTQLEHLDIHKSYGHTYVMANLPSIPPVGDARPNTEIFRGIARSMGLAEPALYHSDEEVARAALRWDDPALDSNWDALKQAGWIKLKLPDAPFANGGFRTPSGKCEFYSAQLAEMGMDPVPDYLPPFESAEAAPELAARYPLAMISPPARHFLNSTFVNVDSLRHTEGEPHLDIHPADADARGIAEGDLVRIFNDRGSMQARARITDRARAGLVVGLSIWWKKLSPDGRNANEVTSQALTDLGNSATFYDCLVEVARI
- the paaN gene encoding phenylacetic acid degradation protein PaaN, producing the protein MTHALFTKHEDTLKHALAAIESRGYWSPFAEMPSPKVYGESANADGEAAFKSHLDKTFALDQPASGETVGAERSPYGIGLGVRYPKSTPDALIAAAAAAQPAWRKAGPSAWIGVSLEILARLNRASFEIAYSVMHTTGQAFMMAFQAGGPHAQDRALEAVAYAWDELRRIPADAHWEKPQGKNPPLAMHKRYTIVPRGTGLVLGCCTFPTWNGYPGLFADLATGNTVIVKPHPGAILPLAITVRIARDVLREAGFDPNVVTLLATEPNDGALVQDLALRPQIKLIDFTGSTQNGTWLERHAHQAQVYTEKAGVNQIVIDSTDDLKATAKNIAFSLALYSGQMCTAPQNIYVPRDGIRTADGHASFDEVAQAIAVAVQKLTGDPARSVELIGAIQNEGVTARIDDARQLGRVLADSLALQHPAFPDARVRTPLVLQLDVADREKFTQEWFGPISFVIATDSTAQSLDLAGEIAAEHGALTLSVYSTDETIVDAAHDAAVRGGVALSINLTGGVFVNQSAAFSDFHGTGANPAANAALADPAFVANRFRVVQSRVHVAPKAAPAEAGQPA
- a CDS encoding enoyl-CoA hydratase, with the translated sequence MAYENILVETRGRVGLVTLNRPKALNALNDALMDELGDALKAFDADDGIGAIVVTGSEKAFAAGADIGMMATYSYMDVYRGDYITRNWETIREIRKPIIAAVSGFALGGGCELAMMCDIIFAADTAKFGQPEIKLGVMPGAGGTQRLPRAVSKAKAMDMCLTARFMDAAEAERAGLVSRVLPADTLLDEAIAAAATIAEFSLPAVMMVKESVNRAYETTLAEGVHFERRLFHSLFATEDQKEGMAAFVEKRKPVFKHR